A section of the Rhipicephalus sanguineus isolate Rsan-2018 chromosome 11, BIME_Rsan_1.4, whole genome shotgun sequence genome encodes:
- the LOC119373317 gene encoding GTPase-activating protein skywalker: MTLPPCFQAEFVDSAKLIRPIPPSPTPITKAYDDVIRFIQQGKIKEAKTIVRTQHWPIDHVNRGDLWRKLCQGHVKMGIPEGFYESTVKESLDGLWPISMPAFTDPIFGEDYMLSAEGQRRAERVLYVVSVNYPFITYCPILHPVVCLLLHYLTEEQTYECACALIEGTVVRHLSQTRLMYDTSAHTLMKLTKNLAKKTYNKLLRKVQREEDLEKIFLTWQLWIFRGLPFYHLVRTMDCFLIEGVRALYRAAMAILILFVHDHSKEYPNESMFTRIFGPSGEGGMDAAGAFLDRVVLYLRDMPYNVDFFLKTAYGIQGVSAKVLNDQLLKSEAYVRGHAGKRLVGSPSSDSGIMSDRLEITSSVLRIKKSRYSAPCTMATGIAQLSNFHSEILSHEQMCVLWNWLPPRITTLQPELIYSTNEHGSSLTNFYVHTDTWEPTVLVLLTTRGERFGAYCSTRWMERKQAYFGTGETFLFTFAPQAKRFAWIGVGAARDVPHSAKLFMSANQTMILVGGGNGMGLYIDQSLEKGRTEHCDTFDNPPLGASNDFVVNILEVIGFA, encoded by the exons ATGACGCTTCCACCATGCTTTCAAGCGGAATTTGTCGATTCGGCCAAGCTGATCAGGCCCATCCCCCCATCTCCGACGCCCATCACCAAGGCGTACGATGACGTCATCCGGTTCATCCAGCAGGGCAAGATCAAGGAG GCGAAGACCATAGTGCGGACGCAGCACTGGCCCATCGACCACGTGAACCGGGGCGACTTGTGGCGCAAGCTGTGCCAAGGCCACGTCAAGATGGGGATTCCCGAGGGCTTCTACGAGAGCACGGTCAAGGAGTCCCTGGACGGCCTGTGGCCCATCAGCATGCCGGCCTTCACGGACCCCATCTTCGGCGAGGACTACATGCTCTCCGCCGAAGGGCAGCGGCGCGCCGAGCGGGTGCTGTACGTGGTGTCCGTCAACTACCCTTTCATCACCTACTGCCCCATCCTGCACCCGGTCGTCTGCCTGCTCCTGCACTACCTCACCGAGGAGCAG ACGTACGAGTGCGCCTGCGCCCTCATCGAGGGCACCGTAGTGCGCCACCTGAGCCAAACGCGGCTCATGTACGACACGTCGGCCCACACGCTCATGAAGCTGACCAAGAACCTAGCG AAGAAGACGTACAACAAGCTACTGCGCAAGGTACAGCGGGAGGAAGACCTGGAGAAGATATTTCTGACGTGGCAGCTATGGATCTTCCGCGGGCTGCCCTTCTACCACCTG GTGCGGACCATGGACTGCTTCCTAATCGAGGGAGTGAGGGCGCTCTACCGCGCCGCCATGGCCATACTCATCCTGTTCGTCCACGACCACTCGA aagaatATCCCAACGAGTCGATGTTCACCAGAATTTTCG GACCCTCCGGCGAAGGCGGGATGGATGCGGCCGGTGCCTTCTTGGACCGGGTCGTATTGTACCTCAGGGACATGCCGTACAATGTGGACTTTTTCCTCAAGACTGCCTACGGCATACAG GGCGTCAGCGCGAAGGTGCTCAACGATCAGCTGCTCAAGTCCGAGGCGTACGTGCGGGGACACGCGGGCAAACGACTGGTGGGCTCGCCGTCCTCGGACTCCGGCATCATGAGCGACCGTCTAGAGATCACCTCGTCTGTACTACGCATCAAGAAGAGCCGATACAGCGCTCCGTGCACCATGGCGACCGGCATAGCCCAGCTTTCCAACTTCCACTCGGAGATTCTCAGCCACGAACAG ATGTGCGTCCTGTGGAACTGGCTGCCGCCGCGCATCACGACGCTCCAGCCCGAGCTCATCTACTCGACCAACGAGCACGGCAGCAGCCTGACCAACTTCTACGTACACACGGACACCTGGGAGCCCACGGTGCTGGTGCTGCTGACGACGCGGGGCGAGCGCTTCGGCGCCTACTGCTCCACCCGGTGGATGGAGCGCAAGCAGGCCTACTTCGGCACCGGAGAaacgttcctcttcacgttcgcGCCGCAGGCCAAGCGCTTCGCCTGGATCGGCGTGGGCGCGGCGCGCGACGTGCCGCACTCGGCCAAGCTGTTCATGTCCGCCAACCAGACCATGATCCTCGTCGGCGGAGG GAACGGCATGGGCCTGTACATCGACCAGTCGCTGGAGAAAGGCCGCACCGAGCACTGCGACACGTTCGACAACCCGCCGCTAGGGGCCAGCAACGACTTCGTCGTCAACATCTTGGAGGTCATCGGCTTCGCCTGA